In one Corythoichthys intestinalis isolate RoL2023-P3 chromosome 16, ASM3026506v1, whole genome shotgun sequence genomic region, the following are encoded:
- the apnl gene encoding actinoporin-like protein, producing the protein MSESAEAVAADVKSRRSVTIEITNMTNNYCLINPKVHLENGEVYNPPQPTVRPQKTEVCTFTKSSGHATGSVGVMTYDLFERSQKDFIETVAIMFSVPWDYNFYKNWYAVGIYKKGVKCNEDLFNQMYNEKKQCEHGFRREEATGTGINYVGNYLDVKATMGPMGKAIMKVELWDKLFAY; encoded by the exons ATGTCGGAATCCGCAGAAGCCGTGGCCGCCGACGTGAAGAGCAGGAGGAGCGTCACCATTGAGATCACAAATATGACCAACAATTACTGCCTCATCAACCCCAA GGTACACCTGGAGAATGGCGAGGTCTACAACCCACCTCAACCCACGGTGCGTCCCCAAAAGACAGAGGTGTGCACCTTCACCAAATCTAGCGGCCACGCGACTGGCAGCGTCGGCGTCATGACCTACGACCTCTTCGAGAGGTCTCAGAAGGACTTCATTGAGACGGTGGCCATCATGTTCTCCGTGCCGTGGGACTACAACTTTTACAAGAACTGGTACGCCGTGGGCATCTACAAGAAGGGCGTCAAGTGCAACGAAGACCTGTTCAATCAGATGTACAACGAGAAAAAGCAATGCGAGCACGGCTTCAGGCGCGAGGAGGCCACCGGCACGGGGATCAACTACGTTGGTAACTACCTAGATGTCAAAGCCACCATGGGCCCGATGGGCAAAGCCATCATGAAAGTGGAATTGTGGGATAAGCTCTTCGCATACTAG